The nucleotide window CGCCGCTCCCCCGGCGAGCAGCGCGCGCTCGCCGCCGTCGCCGCCGAACGTTTCGCCGAGCGGCTCGCGACGGGGACCGTGGTCGAACAGCGTCCGCGCCGCTATGTCGTGGGCAACCTCGCGGGAGGTGAGGCGCGCGTCCGCGTCCGCCGCCGGCCCCGTTGAGCGCATCCGCGCCGAGCCGAGTCCGCTCCGCGCGAAGCTCCTGCTTGCGGGCTGGCTCGGGGCGATCGGCGCCCGCGTCGGGTTCCGCCCCGTCGTCGTGGGCGGAACCGCGCTCGACTTCTACGTCGCCGAAACGCTCGAACGCTCCCACCCCGAGGGCTGGCTCGCAAGCCTCGACCTCGACGTCGTGAGCGTGTCGCCCGGGGGCGTCGTCCCCGCGCTTCCGTTCCTTGCGGCGCTCGAACGCGAGGGGTTCGTCCTCGAACGCTTCGAGGATGCCGATGACCTCGCGCGATTCGGCCGCGCCGTGCGTCACCCGGCCCTTCCGATCGCCATCGAGGTTCTGCCGGAGCCGCTCACGGGATCGCTCGACCACCTCGTAGAACTCGAGGTGGACGACTACGTGGTGCCGCTCATCGCCCCCGAGGATCTCATCGTGAAGTACGCCGAATCGGGCGCGCACTTCCGCCATCAACGCGAGTGGACGCGCGCGCTCGCGCTCGCGCGCGCGCAAGCGGGACGTCTCGACCTCGACTACCTGCGCCGGCGCGCCGAGGCGCGCGGTTGCCGCGACGAGGTCGAGCGCGCGCTTCGCGGCGAACCGCTCGTTCGCTGAACGGGCGACACAGCGTCTTTCACGGCCGCGCTTCGACCGTCGCCTCGCGCGCCGGCGCCTCGACCGGCACCGCGCGCGCGGCGTCGCGGGCCCACCACCAAGCGAGCGCGCCGCCCGTCACGAACATGACGAGGCTGTAGAAACCCGGGACGATCGCGGCCTCGGGCGACCCGAGCTGGGTGACCGCGAGCGCGATGCCGAGCGTGCCGTTCTGGAAGCCGACCTCGATCGAGATGGCGCGCGCCTGCGCCGGCGGCAGCGCGAGGGCGCGCGCGAGGCCCCACCCCGCCGCGAGCGCGAGCGCGTTCAGCGCGAGCGACATTGGGACGCTCCGCGCGGCGAGCGCCCAGAAGCTCGAGGCGTTCGCCGCGATGATGCCCGCGACGAGGACGGCGAGAAGCGCGACGGACGCGATGCGCAGCGGCTTTTCGATCCGCGCGGCGAACGCGGGGCGGCGCTTGCGGATCTGCATCCCTACGAGGATGGGGATCGCGACGATGGCGACGACGAGCTTCGCCATGTCGATGAAGGAGACGTTGAGCGCGGCGGATTCGCCGAGGAGGAGGTCGACGAGGAGCAAGAACGCGAATGGCGTCGTGAGCGCGCTCGCGAGGCTCGTCACGCTCGTAAGGGAAACGGAGAGCGCGGCGTCGGCGCGCGCGAGCCACGTGACGAGGTTGCTCGTCGCCCCGCCCGGGCAGCAGGCAAGGATGAGGATGCCCAGCACGAGGTCGCGCGTGATGCCGACCGTGTAGGCGAAGATGGTCGCGACGAGGGCGGCGAGGAGCGGAAGGACCACGAGCTGCGCGCCGAGGCCGACCGCGACGGCGCGCGGCATCTTGACGACGCGACGGAAATCCGCCCCCGTGAGCGCGAGGCCCATGCCGAGCGTGATGACCGCGAGCGCGATCGGAAGGACGACGTCGGAAAGGACGTTCGTCGTGAGGCCGTGATCGCTCATCGGGCCGCTGATGGGTCGGGGGGTACTTCAGCCTGCGCGGTCAGACGGACCGCCACGCGGGATCCCATCGCTCGACGCGAACGCAATCCCGCACGGTTTCGGTGACCGGGACGCCGGCGAGGTCGTACATGACGTCGAGCGCCTCCGTGCAGGCCGTGAACCCGGTCGCGAGCGTCCCCTCGGGAAGAAGCGCGCCATACTGCGATGGCGTCTCGTAGCGGCCCGCGACGGAAGCGCGCAGCGGCAGCGAGCCGAAGCCCCGGTCCCCGAGGACGACGCCGGTCCGTCCATTGTCCACGCATCGCGGCGCGCCCGGCGTCGCGCACGCGTCGACGGCATACGATTCCTCGCAGAAGGTCGAGCGGATGCCCACGGTGTCGTAGGCGGTATCCGTGACGCAGGCGGGCAGGACGACGGGGGCACCCCAGGCGCCGTGTGGCCGGATCGTGACGCGGATCGACGATGCGATGGCGCCCGCGACGCGCGGATCGAGGCCGATGAACTCGGAGCAGGCCTCATCGTAGCGGTTCGGGATGGGGCGCGTCCCCGCCTCGTACGGGTCCCCGGTTTCCGCGCACGCGACGACGCCGTCCCCGTTCGCGTCGTGCCACACGCCGGTTCGGACCTCGAAGTAGAGAAAGCCCGGAGCCATCGCGAGCCCGCCGCCGGTCCCGCGGCCGGGGAGCGGGCCGGGACGGTTCTGCGCCTCCGCGCGGTACGGCGAGGCGTGCTGGTTGGGTTCGCCCCAGAGCGGGATGAGCTCGATCCACGCGCGGCGCTCCGCTTGATATTCCGCAAGCCGCCCGCCATCCGTCGAGCACGCCTCCGTCGGCTCCGGCGGGCAGGGCGGCGCGGCCCACCGCATCGGGTACGGCGCGTACGCGGCGGAAGCGACGGCCGATAGCGGTCCCGCGAGGGCGTCGCCCGCGGGCGTGCCCGCGACAGGCGTCTCGCTTGCGGGCGGGAGACCTTGACGGCCGCCATTGTACACGATCGGCGTCTCGCCGGGCGTGCCGTAGCGGTGCACGAGGGCCGAGGCCCCCGTCGCCTGGTAAAGCGGCGCCACGGGCGCGGCGACCGCCGGATAGACGTCGATGTCGACGAGGCTGAGGGACGTCGTGGTGAAGGCGCGTCCGTCGAGTGACTGCGCGAGACCCGGGTCCGTCAGCGTCGTGACGGTGAGCGTCTCGAGCAGCGAGCTCGTCGCAAGCGACGAGACGCCCGGACCCTTCGCATAGTACCAGAAACCGCCCGTGCCGTGCGTCGGGAACGTGACGTCCGGCGCGCGCGAGGCGGAGGACGAGGCGGGTTTCGCGGGCGGTTCGAAATAGCCGACGATCTCGGGGGGCCCGACGAGGGTGGGCCCGAGCTCGTTGTCGGGACCGTACGCGCCCGACGCGAGCGTGTGGAGCGTGATATCGCCGTTCCCGTCCACGTCGAGCCACCGACCGTACC belongs to Candidatus Thermoplasmatota archaeon and includes:
- a CDS encoding bile acid:sodium symporter family protein — encoded protein: MSDHGLTTNVLSDVVLPIALAVITLGMGLALTGADFRRVVKMPRAVAVGLGAQLVVLPLLAALVATIFAYTVGITRDLVLGILILACCPGGATSNLVTWLARADAALSVSLTSVTSLASALTTPFAFLLLVDLLLGESAALNVSFIDMAKLVVAIVAIPILVGMQIRKRRPAFAARIEKPLRIASVALLAVLVAGIIAANASSFWALAARSVPMSLALNALALAAGWGLARALALPPAQARAISIEVGFQNGTLGIALAVTQLGSPEAAIVPGFYSLVMFVTGGALAWWWARDAARAVPVEAPAREATVEARP